The Methanomassiliicoccales archaeon genomic sequence CCGGATCATTCGTTGAACTGGACCCCTTCGTTTCCCACCAGGCCTATCATTTCGGCATGGAGAAGCAGAAGATGCTTGGGGATGGCGTTGTCACCGGTCATGGGACCATCGAAGGTCAGCAGGTGTTCGTCTATGCCCAGGACTTCACCGTCTTCGCCGGATCGGTCGGTCGCATGCATGCCCAGAAGATCTGCAAGGTCATCGATCTGGCGATGATGACCGGCTGCCCCATCATCGCGTTGTTCGACTCGGGCGGGGCTCGTCTGCAGGAGGGCGTGGATTCACTTGCCGGCTACGGAGATGTCATGCTGAAACATACGCTCGCTTCGGGCGTCATACCGCAGATAGCCATGGTCATGGGGCCTTGCGCTGGAAGCGGCGTCTACGCCCCGCATCTCTGCGACTTCGTGTTCATGGTGAAGGAAAAAGCGTGCATGTTCATGGTCAGCCCGGACGTCATCAAGGTGGTGCAGAAAGAGGAAGTGACCTTGGAAGAACTGGGTGGAGCTAGCGTCCACGCTTCCCATACTGGTTCGGCCCACTTCGTGGCCGAGGACGATATGGACTGCATCAAGCAGGTGCGCAGGCTGCTGGGCTATCTCCCATACAACAATCTGGAACAGCCGCGGAACAAAGCGACGGGCGATGATCCCGAGCGCCGTGAAGACTCCCTGGACACCATTATTCCAGAGGACCCCATGAAACCATACGATATGAAGGAGGTCGTCCGCAAGATCGTGGACAAGGGGGAGTTCCTGGAGGTGCATGAACTGTATGCACGTAACATTATCGTGGGCTTCGCCCGCATGGACGGGAGCACGGTCGGCATCGTGGCCAACCAGCCCATGGTATTGGCCGGTACGTTGGATACCGGTTCCTCGCTCAAAGCGGCGCGCTTCGTGCGCTTCTGTGATGCTTTCAACATTCCCTTGATAACCTTGGTGGACGTGCCGGGCTACATGCCCAGCGTGGAGCAGGAGAACTCCTCTCTGCTTCGGGACGCCACCAAGCTTCTGTACGCTTACGCGGAGGCGAGCACCCCCAAGGTGACGGTCATCACCCGCAAGGCCATAGGCGGCGCCTACTGCGTCATGGGCTCCAAGCATCTGAGGACGGACATCAACCTGGCCTGGCCGACGGCCGAGATCGCCATCGTTGGACCTGAGGGTGCCATCAACATCGTTTTCAAGCAGGAACTGATCATGGCCGATGACCCGCAGGAGAAGAGGGACGTGCTCATCTCAGAGTACCGCAAGCTGTACGCCTCGGCGTTCTTCTCTGCGGAGCGTGGGTATCTGGACGATATTATAGAGCCGAACAACACCCGCATGCGGTTGATCGAAGCCCTGACCATGCTGGACCGCAAGCGGGAGAACCGCCCGGCCAAGAAGCACGGCAATATGCCGCTGTGAGGGATGAAATGAAGATAAAGATCACCGACACCGTGCTGCGCGACGCCCACCAATCCCTCCTGGCGACCAGGATGAGGACAGAGGACATGTTGCCTGCCGCCGCCATGCTGGACGAGATAGGCTACTGGTCGGTGGAGATGTGGGGCGGGGCGACGTTCGATACCTGCCTCCGCTTTCTGCGCGAGGACCCATGGGAGCGCATCACCAAGCTCAAGAAGGCCATGCCCAACACCCCCTTCCAGATGCTTCTGCGGGGGCAGAACATAGTGGGCTATCGTCATTACTCCGACGACATCCTGGAGAAGTTCGTCAAGAACGCCAAGCGCCGGGGCATAGATGTCTTCCGCATCTTCGACGCCTTGAACGATCACCGCAACATGCAGATGGCCATGCGCTGCGTGAAGAAGGTGGGAGGAGTGGTCGAGGCCAGCATCTCCTACACCATATCTCCGGTCCATACCATCGAAGGTTACATCAAATTCGCCCGGAAACTTCAGGACATGGGCGCCGACACCATCTGCATCAAGGATATGGCCGGCATGTTGGCCCCGATGGACGCCTATGAGCTGGTCAAACAGCTGCGTGAGGAGATCGGTCTGCCGGTCCATATGCACTGCCACGCCACCTCCGGAATGGTCATGGGCACCTACATGAAGGCGATCGAGGCCGGGGCGGAGATAGTTGATACGGCGATCTCCAGCTTGAGCCTGGGCACCTCGCAGACGCCCACGGAGGCCGTGGTTGCCATGCTCAACGGGACGGAATACGATACCGGCCTGGACCTGAAGAAGCTGAAGGAGATAGCCGAGTACTTCAAGACCGTGCGGGTCAAGTACCATGCGTTCGAGAGCGATTTCACTGGCATCGACACCAACGTCCTGGTGTATCAGATCCCCGGCGGAATGATGTCCAACCTGGCATCCCAGATGAGAGAGGCCAAGAAGGAGGACAAGATGGCCGAGGTGCTGGAGGAGGTACCGCGGGTGAAGGCGGAACTGGGACACGTTCCTTTGGTAACCCCAACCTCGCAGATAGTGGGCACCCAGGCCGTACTGAACGTCATAACCGGCGAGCGTTACAAGATGGTCACCAACGAGACCAAGAACCTGGTCAGGGGGCTCTATGGCAAGACCCCGGCCGATATCTCCCCGGAGATCAGGAGGAAGATCATCGGGGACGAAAAGCCCATCACCGTTCGCCCGGCCGATCTTCTGGAGCCGGAGTTCGATAAGCTTTGCAAGGAGGTCGAGGAGTACGCCTGCAACGAGAAGATGGTCTGCTCCGAGGAGGACGTGCTCTCTTACGCGCTCTTCCCCCCGGTGGCGTTGGACTACTTCAAGTACCGCCAGATGATGGAGAAGGGCGTCAACCTGAAGGAGCTGGCGGCGGTCGCCGTGCTCTACATGCGGTCCACCGAGAGGCACGCGTCCAACAAGATGTCCTCGGGCGGGAGCATGGACGCCTGGAAGCTGGTGGCCCGTAAAGAGGCCGTCGGCAAAGGGGGGTGGCCACTGTGAAGCTGCGCATGACCGTCAACGGCCACGAATACGAGGTGACGGTGGAGAAGAACGGCGGTGACTACCGTGTGGACGTGGAGGACCACGTCTTCAAGTGCATTTTCAAAGAGGAAAAGGTCCTGGTGAACGGAGAGCTCGTCCCACTGACCATCGAGGGCGATCTGGAGTCCGGGGCCAAGATAACGGCCGAGGACCACACCATGGAGCTGAAGCTGCAGCAGGTGCGGGAGATCGAACACTTCTCGATAGAGGAGGTCGTTGAAGGTGCCAAGAGCGAGGGAAGTTCCGGAGCGGTGCTGTCCCCGATGCCCGGTAAGATCATGGCCGTCAAGGTGAAGGCCGGCGATACGGTTCAGGCCAACCAGGTCGTGGTAGTGCTGGAGGCCATGAAGATGGAGAACGAGGTCCAGTGCGAGACCGCGGGTAAGGTCAAGGACGTCAAGGTCCGGGCCGGTGAGACCGTGGAAGGCGGGCAGGTACTGCTGGTCATAGAGGCTTAAAAGTCCAAGGACCCAGCTGCCTCCACCATCTCCGCCCTCATCCCCTCCCCGGCGCATATGGTGGTGCACACCTTCTCTCTTAACAGGATGTCCTGCGCCACCTTCATGACCTGCTCCGCGGTGACGGAATTTATCTCCTCCAGCTGCTCCTCGATGCTCTGCACCTTACCCGTGTCCAGGTAGTGATGCAGTTGTGAGCTCATGTTCTGGTCCGGGCGGCAGGCGTTGCGCAGCAATGCCCCCTTCAGGACGTACTTGGCCTTCTCCAGCTCACCCTGGACCAGCCCCTCGCGTTTGAGCCTGGACAGTTCCTGTCCGTAGGAATCGAAGAGTCTGGGCACCTGCTCCATGGATGTGGAGCAGTAGGTCATCATCGAACCGCAGTCCCTGAACGTGAACGGATACATGCTGATGGAATATACCAGACCTTCCAATTCCCGTATCCTGTGGTTCAATCGAGAGGATGTGCCTCCGCATAGGATCGTGGAAAGAACGGACTGGGCCATGACCAGATCATGCGACGCGGGATAGGCTGGCACCCCTATGCCTATGTAGGCGCGCTCCGCACCTTTGACGAAGAAGTTGACCCCTTGGGTCTGCTTTGGTCTACGGCGGCGTTTCCTGGCGGCCTGTCCCCCGGTCCGATCGAAGTTACTGGCCCATTCGAGCACCCTCTGGAAGTCCACGTTACCCACTGCGCTGACCACCAGGTGCGGCTCGTAGTAATGGGTGTCATGATAGTCCAGCAGGAACTCGGAGTTGAAATTGTTCAGGCTCTCCGGCGTACCCAGTATCGATCGGGAAAGCGCATTCCCCTTGTACATGACCTCCACCATCCTGGTCCGTAAATGGGATGATGGGTCGTTCATGCGCATGCCTATCTCCTGCTTGACGATGTTTCGTTCCAGTTCCACCAGGACCGGGTCCATGCGCGGGTTCAGGAAAAGATCGGACAGCAGTTCTTCGGCCACCTTCAGCGACTCATCTATGGTGAACGCGTAATAACAAGTGGCCTCGTGGGTCGTATAGGCGTTCAGGTACCCGCCAGAGGACTCGATCTTATCGTTCACGTCACGGAAGTCTCGGGTCTTTGTCCCCCTGAAGAGCATGTGCTCCAAGAAATGCGACACTCCGGACTCGTCCTTCCTCTCATCCCTGGAACCGACCGTGGCGGTCACCGAGAGCGCCACCGTATGAACGTAGGGCACACTCTCCACGATAACTGGTACCCCGGCAGGTGTACTCCCGACCTGGATGCGCTGGTCCACTCGGCGGCCGTTCCGTCCGTTCATCTCCATCTTACCAGTATCTCTTCCCTACCAAATATACGCGTCGCCAAGTAAAAAAGGGTGATGTCGACACATATCATTACAAGAGCGACGGTGAGCAGATAGGGCAGTGTCAGGGCGATCGCTCCCAGGAGGGCTACGGCGAAGAAGCCCACGATCGGCAATATCACCAAGCTCCCCAGTTGCTGAGCCGAACGGACGTCGTTGACCCTGGAAGAGATGATGACGTTCCCCAGGATGCTGACCAGGCAGAAGAGGGGGCCTAGCAAGAACACCACCACGATCCAGGTAAGATCGGGAAGGGGCAGATAATCGAGCACCGGACCGGCTATGAGGTTCACTATGACCACGAAGGGAACGAAGCATATCCAGGTCACCAGCATGCTGGGCAGTAGTATTGATACGACCTTCCCGGTCAGTATCTCCAGGTCGGAGGTGGGCGTGGCAAGCAGAGGTTCCAGGGAACGGTTGAGCTTCTCCCCCACCATTGTGTAGGATGCGATGATGGTCGGGATGATGGTGGGGATGAGGGCGAAGAACAGCATCTGGGCGTCCAGCAGGAGCAGCAGAGTGCTCTCGGCCTCGGTGGGCTCCCCCAGCACCCGGCTGTCCTTGAGGGACACGTTGAACCGGCTGACGTTCTCCAGATTGCACCGGTCCACTACGCATTCGCTCAAGGAACTGTCCATGATATCGCTGTTGCGCACAAGACAATAGTTCATTTCACAGTCTACGAAACGGCAGCTGAGGGCCACGATGTTTCCCAGGGTGACCCCGATGAAGAAAGTATGGTTATAGTACCCGTTCAGCACCGTGCCTCCGTACACGATCTCTACCGTCTCTATACCCAGGTTCATAGGCTGGTCGGGAGGGTCGCTGGCGAAGGAGGCCACTGGGAGCAGGTAGACCATCGGCAGGATGGTGGTCATGATCAAGGGCATGAGGATCAGCGAATAGACGATGTACCGGTTGCGCCGGAACTCCGAGAATTCCTTAAGAGCGATGGTCCAGATCTTATCGGGACGCGTTCTCCTCACCCCCTATTATCCGGAGGTAGACATCCTCCAGGCTTCTCCTGCTTTCGTATACCTGCTGTACCTCGGCCCCCTCTTTGATCAGCCTGCGCACCACCTCTGGAGCTCTCAGCTGGGGGTCGTCCAGGGTGAAACAGAGACCTTCGTTTTCAAAGGTCACCTTGATCAACCCAGGGATATCGTTGAAACGTGAGAGGTCCAGGGTCTCCCGCCCCCTCACCTCCACCAACAGATGTCGGCCGAAATAGTCCTGAGCCAGTTCGTTCGGGCGGCCCATGGCCAAGAGTCGGGTGTTGAGGACGGCGATGCGATCGCACAGTCTCTCGGCCTCGTCCAAGTTGTGCGTGTTCAGAAATATGGTCCTGCCCTCCTTCTTCAGGTCCAACAGGTAGTTTCGTACGGTGACCGAAGCTGAAGGGTCCAACCCGGAGGTGGGCTCGTCCAGGAACAGCAGCTTGGGTTCGTGTACCAACGCTCGGGCGATGGCTATCTTCTGCTTCATGCCCTTGGAGAAACCGGCTACTGGTTGGTCGCGACGGTCCCAAAGTTCCAAGGCTTGAAGCAGATCCTTGATCCTTTCCTTCCGGCATTGGGGATCACAACCATACAGCTTGGCGAAGAAGTCCAGGTTTCGATAGGCGCTCAACGACTCGTACAGACCAGGTGATTCAGGCAGCAGACCGATCATGCCCCGTATCCGCAAACGCTGCTCGGGGTCCTTGACGTCCAGACCGTCGATGTAGGCCTCTCCGCTGCTTAGGGAGATCAAACCACAGAGCATCCGCACGGTGGTGGTCTTGCCTGCCCCGTTTGGCCCTAGGAGCCCAAAGACCTCCCCTTTCTTGATGTCCAGGGAAAGGTCCTCCACTGCAACCGTGGCGCCGAAACGCCGACCCAATGCCTTGGTCTTGATCAAATGCGCCTTCCCCCAAATTTTTGAGAGGTTTCTTTCCAGTTCGAAGGAGCGTCGAACTGACCCCTCTTAATCGGATCTCACTTCTTGGATACCTGCTTCTTGGTCAGATAATCCTTCAGCTCGCTCATGTTCAAGTTCAGCATGACCATGTCACCGACGGTCTTGACGTCCTTGGTCATTATGGTGATCTGGGAAGAGGGAGCGATACCTTTCTTGAGGTCCAAGGCCTGCTTGGCCGACTTTTCCAGCTTCACACCCAGCTTGGTGATGTCCCAGCCTTTTCCAGCGTCGAAATACACGTTGTCAAGGTAGCCGACCTGCTTGCCGTCCTGGGCCACCACCTTCTTGTTGAGCAGGTCCCCGGCGCTCATGGGGACCTTTTTATCCTCCAGCAGCACCTCCTTGACCTGGTCCATTTTGACCGCCAATGTGACCGTGTCACTGACCGAGGATACCTGCGGGGTGGCCACGTGCACTCTCTGCAATCCGATCGCTTTCTTCTTCATGTTCAAGGAAGCCTCGTTGCCCTTACGTACGCTCACCCTGATCGCGGGCACCTTCCAGATGTCCGTATCCACTGAGATTCCCTCTACAGTGCCGATTATGATGGCATCCGCGCTGATGACCTCCTTTCCGACGATGTCCTCAAGTCCCGACATGTTCTTCCAGACCGATTACTGATTAGGGCTCTATTAATTCTATCGCCTGTAATTTTAATGTTCACTAATTGAGAACGGGCAGCACAGTTTAATATAGCATTCTGTCGGTCCATAAGTGGATGGGGCATCCATGTCGTTGACATCGATGGGGAAAGTTATCAAGGTCCTGGTACTTGACGACGAAGTCAGTTTCTTGGACCTTTGCAAGGAGTTCTTTCAAAGAGAGAAATGTATACTGGCTGACTTTGTGACGTCGCCAACACAGGCATTGGAGATGGCCGCGGAGGGCGACTATCAGGTGATCGTTTCCGATCACTCACTGCCAGGAATGGACGGACTACAGTTCCTTAGGGCGCTTAGATCGCTGCATCGGAACATGCCTTTCATTCTGCTGACCGGGAACGGTTCCGAAGGCTTGGCCATCGAGGCGGTCCAGAACGGGGCGGACTTCTATATGCAGAAGGCCGGCAATCCAAGCTCCATGTTCTCTCAGCTTTTGAAAACAGTGTGGGCGCTGGGGGACAGCGATCGGGTGGCCGAATGTCTGTCCGATCCGTTCCAGGTCTACAGCAAGGGTAGCGTGCTCTTCGTCAGCAACGGCGGGGAGAGGGTACTGGCAGCGGCCAGTAAATGATCAGCGTACCGTGGTCCGGCTTTGCTGCCTCATGTATCGGGTCAGATACATGCCCGTACCGCTACCGAGTCCGGTAGAACCTGATGCTTTCCAACCGCCGAAGGGCTGCGCCCCCACCATGGCACCGGTGGTCGCGCCGCGGGCACGATTGGCATAGCTCAATCCGGCCTCGATGTTCTCAAAGAAGTAATTGACCTCTTCCGGATCGAGCGAGTATATGCCTGATGTCAGACCGTAATCCACATCATTGGCTCGGCGCACCGCATCCTTCAGGTCGGTGAACCGCTGCACGCAGAGGATCGGCAGGAAAAGCTCGTTCTTGATCAGATAGTTATCTTCGGGCAGGCTGCTGACCACCGTTGGCATGACGAAGTGACCTTTGGCCAGCTCCGGGGACGGAGCCTTATCCCCACCCGTGTGCACGATCCCGTCCCTTTGGGCCAGGGAGATGTAGGACAGGTAGTCGTCCACCGCCTTCTGGTGGATTACCGGTCCCATGAACGTGCCTTTCTCCCGGG encodes the following:
- a CDS encoding acyl-CoA carboxylase subunit beta, with product MGEDKVKELREMKKRSRAGGGAERVEMHRMQGKMTARERVDTLLDPGSFVELDPFVSHQAYHFGMEKQKMLGDGVVTGHGTIEGQQVFVYAQDFTVFAGSVGRMHAQKICKVIDLAMMTGCPIIALFDSGGARLQEGVDSLAGYGDVMLKHTLASGVIPQIAMVMGPCAGSGVYAPHLCDFVFMVKEKACMFMVSPDVIKVVQKEEVTLEELGGASVHASHTGSAHFVAEDDMDCIKQVRRLLGYLPYNNLEQPRNKATGDDPERREDSLDTIIPEDPMKPYDMKEVVRKIVDKGEFLEVHELYARNIIVGFARMDGSTVGIVANQPMVLAGTLDTGSSLKAARFVRFCDAFNIPLITLVDVPGYMPSVEQENSSLLRDATKLLYAYAEASTPKVTVITRKAIGGAYCVMGSKHLRTDINLAWPTAEIAIVGPEGAINIVFKQELIMADDPQEKRDVLISEYRKLYASAFFSAERGYLDDIIEPNNTRMRLIEALTMLDRKRENRPAKKHGNMPL
- a CDS encoding pyruvate carboxylase subunit B; amino-acid sequence: MKIKITDTVLRDAHQSLLATRMRTEDMLPAAAMLDEIGYWSVEMWGGATFDTCLRFLREDPWERITKLKKAMPNTPFQMLLRGQNIVGYRHYSDDILEKFVKNAKRRGIDVFRIFDALNDHRNMQMAMRCVKKVGGVVEASISYTISPVHTIEGYIKFARKLQDMGADTICIKDMAGMLAPMDAYELVKQLREEIGLPVHMHCHATSGMVMGTYMKAIEAGAEIVDTAISSLSLGTSQTPTEAVVAMLNGTEYDTGLDLKKLKEIAEYFKTVRVKYHAFESDFTGIDTNVLVYQIPGGMMSNLASQMREAKKEDKMAEVLEEVPRVKAELGHVPLVTPTSQIVGTQAVLNVITGERYKMVTNETKNLVRGLYGKTPADISPEIRRKIIGDEKPITVRPADLLEPEFDKLCKEVEEYACNEKMVCSEEDVLSYALFPPVALDYFKYRQMMEKGVNLKELAAVAVLYMRSTERHASNKMSSGGSMDAWKLVARKEAVGKGGWPL
- a CDS encoding biotin/lipoyl-containing protein, producing the protein MKLRMTVNGHEYEVTVEKNGGDYRVDVEDHVFKCIFKEEKVLVNGELVPLTIEGDLESGAKITAEDHTMELKLQQVREIEHFSIEEVVEGAKSEGSSGAVLSPMPGKIMAVKVKAGDTVQANQVVVVLEAMKMENEVQCETAGKVKDVKVRAGETVEGGQVLLVIEA
- a CDS encoding pitrilysin family protein produces the protein MEMNGRNGRRVDQRIQVGSTPAGVPVIVESVPYVHTVALSVTATVGSRDERKDESGVSHFLEHMLFRGTKTRDFRDVNDKIESSGGYLNAYTTHEATCYYAFTIDESLKVAEELLSDLFLNPRMDPVLVELERNIVKQEIGMRMNDPSSHLRTRMVEVMYKGNALSRSILGTPESLNNFNSEFLLDYHDTHYYEPHLVVSAVGNVDFQRVLEWASNFDRTGGQAARKRRRRPKQTQGVNFFVKGAERAYIGIGVPAYPASHDLVMAQSVLSTILCGGTSSRLNHRIRELEGLVYSISMYPFTFRDCGSMMTYCSTSMEQVPRLFDSYGQELSRLKREGLVQGELEKAKYVLKGALLRNACRPDQNMSSQLHHYLDTGKVQSIEEQLEEINSVTAEQVMKVAQDILLREKVCTTICAGEGMRAEMVEAAGSLDF
- a CDS encoding ABC transporter permease subunit encodes the protein MRRTRPDKIWTIALKEFSEFRRNRYIVYSLILMPLIMTTILPMVYLLPVASFASDPPDQPMNLGIETVEIVYGGTVLNGYYNHTFFIGVTLGNIVALSCRFVDCEMNYCLVRNSDIMDSSLSECVVDRCNLENVSRFNVSLKDSRVLGEPTEAESTLLLLLDAQMLFFALIPTIIPTIIASYTMVGEKLNRSLEPLLATPTSDLEILTGKVVSILLPSMLVTWICFVPFVVIVNLIAGPVLDYLPLPDLTWIVVVFLLGPLFCLVSILGNVIISSRVNDVRSAQQLGSLVILPIVGFFAVALLGAIALTLPYLLTVALVMICVDITLFYLATRIFGREEILVRWR
- a CDS encoding ABC transporter ATP-binding protein, coding for MIKTKALGRRFGATVAVEDLSLDIKKGEVFGLLGPNGAGKTTTVRMLCGLISLSSGEAYIDGLDVKDPEQRLRIRGMIGLLPESPGLYESLSAYRNLDFFAKLYGCDPQCRKERIKDLLQALELWDRRDQPVAGFSKGMKQKIAIARALVHEPKLLFLDEPTSGLDPSASVTVRNYLLDLKKEGRTIFLNTHNLDEAERLCDRIAVLNTRLLAMGRPNELAQDYFGRHLLVEVRGRETLDLSRFNDIPGLIKVTFENEGLCFTLDDPQLRAPEVVRRLIKEGAEVQQVYESRRSLEDVYLRIIGGEENASR
- a CDS encoding PRC-barrel domain-containing protein — translated: MSGLEDIVGKEVISADAIIIGTVEGISVDTDIWKVPAIRVSVRKGNEASLNMKKKAIGLQRVHVATPQVSSVSDTVTLAVKMDQVKEVLLEDKKVPMSAGDLLNKKVVAQDGKQVGYLDNVYFDAGKGWDITKLGVKLEKSAKQALDLKKGIAPSSQITIMTKDVKTVGDMVMLNLNMSELKDYLTKKQVSKK
- a CDS encoding response regulator, which translates into the protein MSLTSMGKVIKVLVLDDEVSFLDLCKEFFQREKCILADFVTSPTQALEMAAEGDYQVIVSDHSLPGMDGLQFLRALRSLHRNMPFILLTGNGSEGLAIEAVQNGADFYMQKAGNPSSMFSQLLKTVWALGDSDRVAECLSDPFQVYSKGSVLFVSNGGERVLAAASK